One genomic window of Micromonospora sp. WMMD1128 includes the following:
- a CDS encoding YjbQ family protein has protein sequence MRSEVINVRTGSRPTVRDITAEAERFVAGAGDGLLHVFVPHATAGLAIIETGAGSDDDLLRALDDLLPTDDRWRHRHGSPGHGRDHVLPAFVPPYATLPVLGGRIQLGTWQSICLVDPNGDNPDRQVRLSFLPA, from the coding sequence ATGCGCAGTGAGGTGATCAACGTCCGGACCGGTTCCCGGCCCACGGTCCGGGACATCACGGCCGAGGCGGAACGCTTCGTCGCCGGGGCCGGCGACGGGCTGCTGCACGTCTTCGTCCCGCACGCCACGGCCGGGCTGGCGATCATCGAGACCGGCGCCGGGTCGGACGACGACCTGCTCCGCGCGCTCGACGACCTGCTTCCCACCGACGACAGGTGGCGGCACCGGCACGGCTCACCCGGGCACGGCCGGGACCACGTGCTGCCGGCGTTCGTGCCGCCGTACGCGACGCTTCCGGTGCTCGGCGGCCGGATCCAGCTCGGCACCTGGCAGTCGATCTGCCTGGTCGACCCGAACGGCGACAACCCCGACCGCCAGGTCCGCCTCTCCTTCCTCCCCGCCTGA
- a CDS encoding peroxiredoxin, whose product MPIEVGAEAPDFLLKDQNNQEVRLSDLRGRKTVLLVFYPLAFTGICQGELCEVRDNLDDYANDDVQVLTVSVDSVYAHKIWADREGYQFPMLADFWPHGAVAQAYGVFNDVAGIANRGTFVIDKAGVVRFAEMNMPGEARDQQGWRKALAEAVAA is encoded by the coding sequence ATGCCCATCGAGGTTGGCGCCGAGGCACCCGACTTCCTGCTCAAGGACCAGAACAACCAGGAGGTCCGGCTCTCGGACCTCCGGGGGCGCAAGACCGTGCTGCTGGTCTTCTACCCGCTGGCCTTCACCGGCATCTGCCAGGGCGAGCTGTGCGAGGTGCGGGACAACCTCGACGACTACGCCAACGACGACGTCCAGGTGCTGACCGTCAGCGTCGACTCGGTCTACGCCCACAAGATCTGGGCCGACCGGGAGGGCTACCAGTTCCCGATGCTCGCCGACTTCTGGCCGCACGGCGCGGTGGCCCAGGCGTACGGCGTCTTCAACGACGTCGCCGGCATCGCCAACCGGGGCACCTTCGTCATCGACAAGGCCGGCGTGGTCCGCTTCGCCGAGATGAACATGCCCGGCGAGGCACGCGACCAGCAGGGCTGGCGCAAGGCGCTGGCGGAGGCCGTCGCCGCCTGA
- a CDS encoding aminoglycoside phosphotransferase family protein: protein MIDKPGVDERLLAAEVADAWAVDVADLVFLPVGLDGQAWAYRVDTSDGGRWFLKLRRGEFTSAAVRLPGFLRTRGVRQVVAPVDLAGGGTAHRFGDYQLLLYPYRDGGSLWGRGLTDRQWIEYGEFLAHLHAVPPSPEIAAVLPVETYRSRAGQRLRTLGGQAATSATLGAFWHRYGDPLHRLAETVDELAASVPPAPHVICHADIHPGNLIADGDGPLHVVDWDAPIRAPRERDLMFVHSRDFGDHPIDARRAALFRQGYGPAEPEPTLLSYYRAERHLDDVAAFLAGILDPGASAESRANDTHWLTRIAETVADPGYTP, encoded by the coding sequence ATGATCGACAAGCCGGGCGTGGACGAGCGGCTCCTCGCGGCCGAGGTGGCCGACGCCTGGGCCGTGGACGTCGCCGACCTCGTGTTCCTCCCGGTCGGGCTGGACGGGCAGGCATGGGCCTACCGGGTGGACACGTCCGACGGCGGGCGGTGGTTCCTGAAACTGCGGCGCGGCGAGTTCACCTCCGCCGCCGTCCGGCTGCCCGGCTTCCTCCGCACCCGCGGCGTCCGGCAGGTCGTGGCGCCGGTGGACCTGGCCGGCGGCGGAACCGCCCACCGGTTCGGCGACTACCAGCTCCTGCTCTACCCGTACCGCGACGGCGGCAGCCTCTGGGGTCGCGGTCTCACCGACCGCCAGTGGATCGAGTACGGCGAGTTCCTCGCCCACCTGCACGCGGTCCCGCCCAGCCCCGAGATCGCCGCCGTCCTGCCGGTCGAGACCTACCGGTCGCGGGCCGGGCAGCGGCTGCGGACACTGGGCGGGCAGGCCGCGACGAGCGCGACCCTCGGCGCGTTCTGGCACCGGTACGGCGATCCGCTGCACCGGCTGGCGGAGACGGTCGACGAGCTGGCCGCGAGCGTGCCGCCGGCCCCGCACGTCATCTGCCACGCCGACATCCACCCCGGCAACCTGATCGCCGACGGCGACGGCCCGCTGCACGTGGTGGACTGGGACGCGCCGATCCGCGCGCCGCGCGAGCGGGACCTGATGTTCGTGCACAGCCGGGACTTCGGCGACCACCCGATCGACGCGCGCCGCGCCGCGCTCTTCCGCCAGGGGTACGGGCCGGCGGAGCCGGAGCCGACGTTGCTGAGCTACTACCGCGCCGAGCGGCACCTCGACGACGTCGCCGCGTTCCTCGCCGGCATCCTCGACCCCGGTGCCAGTGCGGAGTCCCGGGCGAACGACACGCACTGGCTCACCCGCATCGCCGAGACCGTCGCCGACCCGGGCTACACGCCCTGA
- a CDS encoding thiamine pyrophosphate-dependent enzyme, protein MTTPHDLDDQLRADLAALGAPDQRRDLDEPLPRDGESLPRDRNPSRDGEPPRSGGLPSDGGLARDGAARPDGRGLTGAQALALFDAQVTSRLLDLAGRWLRGFGEGYYTIGSAGHEGNAGVAAALRPTDPALLHYRSGAFYCLRAAQAAGAFPASAPPAPAPLDSPALAPLDSPAPAPPAPASPDSPVPASPDSPTPGPGARTDPAFRDGSSEVRDASRSWKESAPMGAISYQDLEPVPGSAAASARVGRLETDEAAISGGVTGSGGDAASSGADSGEVAASGEDSAEAGRLAAGTDAEAGGLAAGTDAGAGRLAAGAGAGGTAAGAGAEAGRPAAGAEVEAASLPAGAGVAVDADGDATVGVPGLPPPALDDAYASAARDVLRGMVASAAEPLAGGRHKVFGRADLAVVPTTSTIGSHLPRAVGLGLALERLRRDGRRVDGDPEVVSWPPDAVVVCSFGDASVNHATATAALNTAGWYDHTGLRIPVLFVCEDNGFGISVRSPQGWVAATLRSRPGLRYFAADGTDVVETHRVAAEAAAWVRRHRRPAVLHLSTVRLMGHAGADAESAYRSPAEIAADVARDPLLVTARRLVAAGFASGEELLARYDERGWQLRRIAEEVLDEPKLTSPVEVVAELAPRRPARVSRAIAGSAAYAAGPGAGARAEAFGGKPPELTGPLTLAQSINAALADGMLDHPRMAVFGEDVAAKGGVYGVTKGLRDRFGAARVFDTLLDETSILGLGLGAGLAGMLPVPEIQYLAYLHNAEDQLRGEAATMRFFSRGAFRNPMVVRVAGLAYQEGFGGHFHNDNSVAVLRDVPGLVIAVPARPDDAAPMLRTCLASARVDGAVCVFLEPIALYHARDLYADGDGEWLAEYAEPGAWADRHVPVGRARVYGIGSAEDLTIITFGNGVRMSLRAAATLADEGVGSRVVDLRWLAPLPVADIIREASATGRVLVVDETRRSGGVGEGVLAALVDTGYVGAARRVAALDSFVPLGPAAHQVLVSEEAITQGARTLLAR, encoded by the coding sequence GTGACCACCCCGCACGATCTCGACGACCAGCTCCGCGCCGACCTGGCCGCGCTCGGCGCGCCGGACCAGCGGCGCGACCTCGACGAGCCGCTGCCGCGCGACGGTGAGTCGCTGCCGCGCGACCGCAATCCGTCCCGTGACGGTGAGCCGCCGCGTTCTGGTGGACTGCCGAGTGATGGCGGGCTGGCGCGGGACGGTGCGGCGCGGCCCGATGGTCGGGGGCTGACCGGGGCGCAGGCACTGGCGCTGTTCGACGCGCAGGTCACCAGCCGGCTGCTCGACCTGGCCGGGCGCTGGCTGCGCGGCTTCGGTGAGGGCTACTACACGATCGGGTCGGCCGGCCACGAGGGCAACGCCGGGGTGGCCGCCGCGCTCCGCCCCACCGATCCGGCGTTGTTGCACTACCGCTCCGGCGCCTTCTACTGCCTCCGCGCCGCCCAGGCCGCCGGTGCCTTCCCAGCCAGCGCGCCACCGGCGCCCGCCCCACTCGACTCGCCGGCGCTCGCCCCACTCGACTCGCCGGCGCCCGCTCCACCCGCGCCCGCTTCGCCCGACTCGCCGGTACCCGCTTCGCCCGACTCGCCGACGCCCGGCCCGGGCGCCCGCACCGATCCCGCTTTCCGAGATGGATCTTCTGAAGTGCGGGATGCGAGTAGATCTTGGAAGGAAAGTGCCCCTATGGGGGCCATTTCGTACCAAGATCTCGAACCTGTGCCTGGCTCTGCGGCGGCTAGCGCTCGGGTTGGGCGGCTGGAAACGGATGAAGCCGCCATCTCGGGCGGGGTTACCGGCTCGGGTGGAGATGCCGCCTCCAGTGGGGCCGATTCGGGTGAGGTCGCCGCTTCGGGCGAGGACAGTGCCGAGGCGGGTCGCCTCGCGGCGGGAACGGACGCCGAGGCGGGCGGCCTCGCGGCGGGAACGGACGCCGGTGCGGGTCGCCTCGCGGCGGGTGCCGGCGCGGGCGGGACGGCTGCCGGTGCGGGTGCGGAAGCGGGTCGCCCTGCGGCCGGGGCGGAGGTGGAGGCGGCCAGCCTGCCGGCGGGAGCGGGCGTCGCCGTGGACGCGGACGGCGACGCCACTGTCGGCGTACCCGGATTGCCGCCGCCGGCCCTCGACGACGCCTACGCGTCGGCGGCGCGTGACGTGCTGCGGGGCATGGTCGCCTCGGCGGCGGAGCCGCTCGCCGGCGGCCGGCACAAGGTCTTCGGCCGGGCGGACCTCGCGGTCGTGCCGACCACCTCGACCATCGGCTCGCACCTGCCCCGGGCCGTCGGCCTGGGCCTGGCCCTGGAGCGGCTGCGCCGGGACGGGCGGCGCGTCGACGGCGACCCGGAGGTCGTGTCCTGGCCGCCGGACGCGGTGGTGGTCTGCTCGTTCGGCGACGCCTCGGTCAACCATGCCACGGCCACCGCCGCGCTCAACACCGCCGGGTGGTACGACCACACCGGCCTGCGCATCCCGGTGCTGTTCGTCTGCGAGGACAACGGGTTCGGGATCAGTGTGCGCTCACCGCAGGGGTGGGTGGCCGCCACGCTGCGGTCGCGGCCCGGCCTCCGCTATTTTGCCGCCGACGGCACGGACGTGGTGGAGACCCACCGGGTGGCGGCGGAGGCGGCGGCCTGGGTACGCCGGCACCGCCGGCCCGCCGTGCTGCACCTGAGCACGGTACGACTGATGGGGCACGCCGGCGCGGACGCGGAGTCGGCGTACCGGAGTCCGGCGGAGATCGCCGCGGACGTGGCGCGGGATCCGCTGCTGGTCACCGCCCGCCGGCTGGTCGCGGCCGGCTTCGCGAGCGGCGAGGAACTGCTGGCCCGGTACGACGAGCGGGGCTGGCAGCTACGCCGGATCGCCGAAGAGGTGCTGGACGAGCCGAAGCTGACGTCCCCGGTCGAGGTGGTGGCGGAGCTGGCGCCGCGCCGCCCGGCGCGGGTGTCCCGGGCGATCGCCGGGTCGGCGGCGTACGCGGCGGGGCCGGGCGCGGGCGCGCGGGCGGAGGCGTTCGGCGGCAAGCCGCCGGAGTTGACCGGGCCGCTGACGCTGGCGCAGAGCATCAACGCGGCGCTCGCCGACGGCATGCTCGACCATCCCCGGATGGCCGTGTTCGGTGAGGACGTGGCCGCCAAGGGCGGGGTGTACGGGGTGACGAAGGGGCTGCGGGACCGGTTCGGGGCGGCGCGGGTGTTCGACACGCTGCTGGACGAGACGTCGATCCTCGGGCTCGGGCTCGGCGCCGGGCTGGCCGGCATGCTGCCGGTGCCGGAGATCCAGTATCTGGCGTACCTGCACAACGCCGAGGACCAGTTGCGGGGCGAGGCGGCCACCATGCGGTTCTTCTCCCGGGGCGCGTTCCGCAACCCGATGGTGGTACGGGTGGCCGGGCTGGCGTACCAGGAGGGCTTCGGCGGGCACTTCCACAACGACAACTCGGTGGCGGTGCTGCGTGACGTGCCGGGGCTGGTGATCGCGGTGCCGGCCCGGCCGGACGACGCCGCACCGATGCTGCGTACCTGCCTGGCCTCGGCCCGGGTGGACGGCGCCGTCTGTGTGTTCCTGGAGCCGATCGCGCTCTACCACGCCCGCGACCTCTACGCCGACGGTGACGGCGAGTGGCTGGCCGAGTATGCCGAGCCGGGCGCCTGGGCGGACCGGCACGTGCCGGTCGGCCGGGCCCGGGTGTACGGGATCGGCTCGGCCGAGGACCTCACCATCATCACCTTCGGTAACGGGGTGCGGATGTCGTTGCGGGCGGCGGCGACGCTCGCCGACGAGGGCGTCGGCAGTCGGGTGGTGGATCTGCGCTGGCTCGCCCCGCTGCCGGTGGCGGACATCATCCGGGAGGCGTCGGCGACCGGCCGGGTGCTGGTGGTGGACGAGACGCGGCGCTCCGGCGGGGTGGGCGAGGGGGTGCTGGCCGCGCTCGTCGACACCGGCTACGTGGGCGCGGCGCGACGAGTGGCCGCACTTGACTCGTTTGTACCATTAGGTCCGGCTGCTCACCAGGTGCTCGTCTCCGAGGAAGCCATCACCCAGGGTGCCCGTACGCTGCTGGCACGGTAA
- a CDS encoding AraC family transcriptional regulator translates to MRTASRLLAHPDFRVSVVRCRDDHTGWSAPEPAGAYGLVLTRRGAFRRAGRGGETWVGPTVAYLSVPGEEERFAHPAGGDECTSVHLSQRLWRELFDDRPVPGTVHVDGHVDLAHRLLLRDVADPDHAAAERLVRLVGRAAAPVTSGGGPGRRLVERARAALHDDAPEAAGLLPLARALGVSPYRLSREFQARVGVPLTRYRNGLRVARLLDRIEQGQVRLAELAGELGFADQAHLTRTVRAHLGHTPGELRRLLG, encoded by the coding sequence GTGCGCACCGCGAGTCGACTGCTGGCCCACCCGGACTTCCGGGTCAGCGTGGTGCGCTGCCGCGACGACCACACCGGCTGGTCCGCGCCCGAGCCGGCCGGCGCGTACGGTCTGGTGCTCACCCGGCGCGGCGCGTTCCGGCGGGCCGGGCGCGGCGGCGAGACGTGGGTCGGGCCGACGGTCGCCTACCTCAGTGTGCCGGGCGAGGAGGAACGGTTCGCCCATCCGGCGGGCGGCGACGAGTGCACCTCCGTGCACCTGTCGCAGCGGCTGTGGCGGGAGCTGTTCGACGACCGGCCGGTGCCGGGCACGGTGCACGTGGACGGCCACGTGGATCTCGCCCACCGGCTGCTGCTGCGCGACGTCGCCGACCCCGACCACGCGGCGGCCGAGCGGTTGGTCCGTCTGGTCGGCCGCGCCGCCGCACCGGTGACGAGCGGCGGCGGGCCGGGTCGCCGGCTGGTGGAACGGGCCCGGGCCGCGCTGCACGACGACGCCCCGGAGGCCGCCGGGCTGCTGCCGCTGGCCCGGGCGCTCGGCGTCTCGCCCTACCGGCTCAGCCGCGAGTTCCAGGCCCGGGTGGGGGTGCCGCTGACCCGCTACCGTAACGGCCTGCGCGTGGCGCGGCTGCTGGACCGGATCGAGCAGGGTCAGGTGCGCCTGGCCGAGCTGGCCGGTGAGCTGGGCTTCGCCGACCAGGCGCACCTGACCCGCACGGTCCGCGCCCACCTCGGCCACACCCCGGGTGAGCTTCGCCGGCTGCTCGGCTGA
- a CDS encoding DUF3052 domain-containing protein — MSATAGQAADGVRSLADRFGIEPGMVVMEMGYDDDVDSDLRDALTDRCGELVDEDTDEVVDAVLVWHRDGDGDLFELLVDALGPLADNGVVWLLTPKAGRDGHVEPSEVAESAQSAGLQQTSTINAGRDWNGARLVLRRGSKSKK; from the coding sequence GTGAGCGCGACCGCTGGTCAGGCCGCCGACGGGGTACGCAGCCTGGCGGACCGGTTCGGCATCGAACCGGGCATGGTCGTCATGGAGATGGGCTACGACGACGACGTCGATTCCGATCTCCGGGACGCCCTGACCGACCGCTGTGGAGAACTTGTCGATGAGGACACCGACGAGGTGGTCGACGCGGTACTGGTCTGGCACCGGGACGGCGACGGTGACCTCTTCGAGCTCCTCGTCGACGCCCTCGGGCCGCTGGCGGACAACGGCGTGGTCTGGCTCCTGACGCCCAAGGCCGGCCGGGACGGCCACGTCGAGCCGAGTGAGGTCGCCGAGAGCGCGCAGAGCGCCGGCCTCCAGCAGACCTCCACCATCAACGCCGGCCGCGACTGGAACGGCGCCCGCCTGGTGCTGCGGCGCGGCTCCAAGAGCAAGAAGTAG
- a CDS encoding MarR family transcriptional regulator: protein MAPPTVPTDGERAGLAGDTVRRLLHVAAAMRHHQDEGIAALGLTPAAARALYALDPDHPLPARELAEQLGCDRSNVTGLADKLEQAGLVQRRTDPTDRRQKALVVTARGRQVREQVGRVMSDSRLLDGLSVTELTTLRELVWKVSDGGCPAECGEN from the coding sequence ATGGCGCCACCCACCGTGCCCACCGACGGCGAACGGGCCGGCCTGGCCGGAGACACCGTGCGTCGGCTCCTGCACGTCGCCGCCGCCATGCGGCACCACCAGGACGAGGGGATCGCCGCGCTGGGACTCACCCCGGCCGCCGCCCGGGCGCTGTACGCGCTGGACCCGGATCATCCGCTGCCGGCCCGTGAACTCGCCGAGCAACTGGGCTGTGACCGGTCCAACGTCACCGGCCTGGCCGACAAGCTGGAGCAGGCCGGTCTGGTGCAGCGGCGTACCGACCCGACCGACCGGCGGCAGAAGGCGCTCGTGGTCACCGCCCGGGGCCGGCAGGTGCGCGAGCAGGTCGGGCGGGTGATGTCGGACTCCCGACTGCTCGACGGCTTGAGCGTCACCGAGCTGACCACGCTGCGCGAGCTGGTCTGGAAGGTGTCCGACGGTGGGTGCCCGGCGGAGTGCGGCGAGAACTGA
- a CDS encoding MFS transporter has translation MTASPPRPAALLVVLLTGQAMASMDTSIAAVAAPAIRADLGGPAAVQQLVLAGYTLTFAVLVVVGARLGARHGGPRVFLLGLAGFTLASAACGLAPTPVALVFARVAQGAAGALMVPQVLALIRSALPDATRARAIGAYSMVLALGVAAGQILGGLLVTLDLGGLTWRLAFLVNVPVGVVLHLVGRRVLADPPAVPLRREPLDLPGAALLAAAMLTLVLPLVLDAATWIRVVAVATGAVGLRLFLRYEQRRARRDQAPLLDVTVLRHPVVPAGLFACCVVMGCYAGFLFVFTLRAQDVLGLSALAAGLAFLPYATGFALCGLAVARLPGPVRVILPVAGPLVLAAATVAVAGLSARGWPWAAGSALLLLGGAAHAAAFSPLVTRLADVVPASAAAALSAFVSTGTLLAAVLGVTVVGGLHLGLTAAGADGSALALPPALATAALLLAGAFAARRAVRPAVVGADVGARTA, from the coding sequence GTGACCGCATCGCCCCCACGTCCCGCCGCACTGCTCGTCGTCCTGCTCACCGGCCAGGCGATGGCCTCGATGGACACCTCGATCGCGGCCGTCGCCGCCCCCGCGATCCGCGCCGACCTGGGCGGCCCGGCCGCCGTCCAGCAACTCGTGCTCGCCGGCTACACGCTCACCTTCGCCGTGCTCGTGGTGGTCGGCGCGCGGCTCGGCGCCCGACACGGCGGCCCCCGGGTCTTCCTGCTCGGCCTGGCCGGCTTCACACTCGCCTCGGCCGCCTGCGGACTCGCTCCGACACCTGTCGCGCTGGTGTTCGCCCGGGTGGCCCAGGGCGCGGCCGGCGCGCTCATGGTGCCGCAGGTGCTGGCGCTGATCCGCAGCGCGCTGCCGGACGCGACCCGCGCGCGGGCGATCGGGGCGTACTCGATGGTTCTCGCCCTCGGCGTGGCCGCCGGCCAGATCCTCGGCGGGCTGTTGGTGACGCTCGACCTCGGCGGGCTCACCTGGCGGTTGGCGTTCCTGGTCAATGTGCCGGTCGGGGTGGTCCTGCACCTCGTCGGCCGGCGGGTCCTGGCCGACCCGCCGGCCGTACCGCTCCGGCGGGAGCCACTCGACCTGCCCGGCGCCGCGCTGCTGGCAGCGGCGATGCTCACGCTCGTGCTGCCGCTGGTCCTCGACGCCGCCACGTGGATCCGCGTGGTCGCGGTCGCCACCGGCGCCGTCGGGCTACGGCTGTTCCTCCGGTACGAGCAGCGGCGGGCCCGGCGGGACCAGGCGCCCCTGCTGGACGTGACGGTGCTGCGCCATCCTGTCGTGCCGGCCGGACTGTTCGCCTGCTGCGTGGTGATGGGCTGTTACGCCGGCTTCCTGTTCGTGTTCACCCTGCGGGCGCAGGACGTGCTGGGACTCAGCGCGCTCGCCGCCGGGCTGGCCTTCCTCCCGTACGCCACCGGTTTCGCCCTGTGCGGCCTGGCGGTGGCCCGACTTCCCGGACCGGTCCGGGTGATCCTGCCGGTGGCCGGGCCGTTGGTGCTGGCCGCGGCGACGGTGGCCGTCGCCGGACTGTCGGCGCGGGGCTGGCCGTGGGCGGCCGGCAGCGCGTTGCTGCTGCTCGGTGGGGCGGCGCACGCGGCGGCGTTCAGCCCGCTCGTCACCCGGCTCGCCGACGTCGTCCCGGCGAGCGCGGCGGCTGCTCTCTCCGCGTTCGTCTCCACCGGCACGCTGCTCGCCGCCGTGCTCGGCGTGACCGTGGTGGGCGGCCTGCACCTGGGCCTGACGGCCGCCGGGGCGGACGGGAGCGCGCTCGCGCTGCCACCGGCGCTCGCCACCGCCGCGCTGCTGCTGGCCGGCGCGTTCGCCGCCCGCCGGGCGGTCCGGCCGGCAGTGGTCGGCGCGGACGTCGGTGCCCGGACCGCATAG
- the aceE gene encoding pyruvate dehydrogenase (acetyl-transferring), homodimeric type, with translation MATERKRPVITAGLPSQLPDIDPEETSEWVESLDGVIDERGTKRARYVMLSLLERARERQVGVPSLTTTDYINTIPPESEPWFPGDEHIERRLRAYIRWNAAMLVHRAQRPEIGVGGHISTYASSASLYEVGFNHFFRGKDHPGGGDHIYYQGHASPGMYARAFLEGRLSSEQLDGFRQELSHPGGALPSYPHPRLMPDFWEFPTVSMGLGPLNAIYQARFNRYLHHRGIKDTSQQHVWAFLGDGEMDEVESLGAIGVAAREELDNLTFVINCNLQRLDGPVRGNGKVMQELEAFFRGAGWNVIKVVWGREWDPLLAADTDGALVNLMNTTPDGDYQTYKAESGAYVREHFFGRDARTRKMVEHLSDDEIWNLKRGGHDYRKLYAAYKAATEHTGQPTVILAKTIKGWTLGSHFEGRNATHQMKKLTLDDLKLFRDRLYLDIPDKQLEENPYLPPYFTPDEKSDEMEYLRERRRQLGGYLPSRTTAPKTLAIPGSERFADVKRGSGKQKVATTMAFVRLLKDVMKDKEFGRRWVPIIPDEARTFGMDSLFPTQKIYSPHGQRYTSVDRELFLSYKESTTGQILHEGINEAGSVASFTAAGTSYATHGEPMIPMYIFYSMFGFQRTGDGFWAAADQMARGFVLGATAGRTTLNGEGLQHEDGHSLLLAATNPAVVAYDAAFAFELAHILENGLHRMYGEAQENVFYYLTVYNEPIFQPAEPEGVDAEGIVKGIYRYSPAPQVGDDAPKANILASGTGMQWALKAQQLLAEDWGVAADVWSVTSWTELRRDAVECEEHNLLNLGEEQRVPYIQRKLADADGPKIAVSDWMRAVPDLIARWVPGDYTSLGTDGFGMSDTRHALRRHFHVDAESIAVATLRQLALRGAVPAHVPADAARKYALDDVTAAPVGETGGDS, from the coding sequence GTGGCTACGGAACGCAAGCGCCCGGTGATCACCGCTGGTCTGCCGAGCCAGCTTCCGGACATCGACCCTGAAGAGACAAGCGAATGGGTCGAGTCGCTCGACGGTGTCATCGACGAGCGCGGAACCAAACGCGCCCGGTACGTCATGTTGAGCCTGCTGGAGCGGGCCCGCGAGCGCCAGGTCGGGGTGCCCTCCCTGACCACCACCGACTACATCAACACTATCCCGCCGGAGAGCGAGCCGTGGTTCCCCGGTGACGAGCACATCGAGCGGCGGCTGCGGGCCTACATCAGGTGGAACGCCGCCATGCTCGTGCACCGGGCGCAGCGCCCGGAGATCGGCGTGGGCGGCCACATCTCCACGTACGCCAGCTCCGCGTCCCTCTACGAGGTGGGCTTCAACCATTTCTTCCGGGGCAAGGACCACCCCGGCGGCGGCGACCACATCTACTACCAGGGTCACGCCTCCCCCGGCATGTACGCGCGGGCGTTCCTGGAGGGCCGGCTCAGCTCCGAGCAGCTCGACGGCTTCCGGCAGGAGCTGTCGCACCCCGGGGGCGCGCTGCCGTCGTATCCGCACCCGCGGCTGATGCCGGACTTCTGGGAGTTCCCCACCGTGTCCATGGGCCTCGGCCCGCTGAACGCGATCTACCAGGCCCGGTTCAACCGCTACCTGCACCACCGCGGCATCAAGGACACCTCCCAGCAGCACGTCTGGGCGTTCCTCGGCGACGGCGAGATGGACGAGGTCGAGTCGCTCGGCGCGATCGGCGTGGCCGCGCGCGAGGAGCTGGACAACCTCACCTTCGTGATCAACTGCAACCTCCAGCGGCTGGACGGCCCGGTCCGCGGCAACGGCAAGGTCATGCAGGAGCTGGAGGCGTTCTTCCGGGGCGCCGGCTGGAACGTCATCAAGGTGGTCTGGGGCCGGGAGTGGGACCCGCTGCTCGCGGCGGACACCGACGGCGCGCTGGTCAACCTGATGAACACCACGCCCGACGGTGACTACCAGACCTACAAGGCGGAGTCCGGGGCGTACGTCCGGGAGCACTTCTTCGGTCGGGACGCGCGGACCCGCAAGATGGTCGAGCACCTCTCCGACGACGAGATCTGGAACCTCAAGCGGGGTGGCCACGACTACCGCAAGCTCTATGCGGCCTACAAGGCGGCGACGGAGCACACCGGCCAGCCGACGGTGATCCTCGCCAAGACCATCAAGGGCTGGACGCTCGGCTCGCACTTCGAGGGCCGCAACGCCACGCACCAGATGAAGAAGCTGACGCTGGACGACTTGAAGCTGTTCCGCGACCGGCTCTACCTCGACATCCCGGACAAGCAGTTGGAGGAGAACCCCTACCTCCCGCCGTACTTCACGCCGGACGAGAAGTCGGACGAGATGGAATACCTGCGGGAGCGGCGTCGCCAGCTCGGCGGCTACCTCCCGTCGCGCACCACCGCGCCCAAGACGCTCGCCATCCCGGGCAGCGAACGGTTCGCCGACGTCAAGCGCGGGTCGGGCAAGCAGAAGGTGGCCACCACGATGGCCTTCGTCCGCCTGCTCAAGGACGTGATGAAGGACAAGGAGTTCGGCAGGCGCTGGGTGCCGATCATCCCGGACGAGGCCCGCACCTTCGGCATGGACTCGCTCTTCCCGACCCAGAAGATCTACTCGCCGCACGGCCAGCGCTACACCTCGGTCGACCGGGAGCTGTTCCTGTCGTACAAGGAGTCGACGACCGGGCAGATCCTGCACGAGGGGATCAACGAGGCCGGTTCGGTCGCCTCGTTCACCGCCGCCGGCACGTCGTACGCCACGCACGGCGAGCCGATGATCCCGATGTACATCTTCTACTCGATGTTCGGGTTCCAGCGCACCGGCGACGGGTTCTGGGCGGCGGCCGACCAGATGGCGCGGGGCTTCGTGCTCGGTGCCACCGCCGGCCGGACCACGCTCAACGGCGAGGGGCTCCAGCACGAGGACGGCCACTCGCTGCTGCTCGCCGCCACCAACCCGGCGGTGGTCGCGTACGACGCGGCGTTCGCCTTCGAGCTGGCGCACATCCTGGAGAACGGCCTGCACCGGATGTACGGCGAGGCGCAGGAGAACGTCTTCTACTACCTCACCGTCTACAACGAGCCGATCTTCCAGCCGGCCGAGCCGGAGGGTGTGGACGCCGAGGGCATCGTCAAGGGCATCTACCGCTACTCGCCGGCGCCGCAGGTCGGCGACGACGCACCGAAGGCGAACATCCTCGCCTCCGGCACCGGCATGCAGTGGGCGCTCAAGGCGCAGCAACTCCTCGCCGAGGACTGGGGCGTGGCCGCCGACGTGTGGTCGGTGACGTCCTGGACCGAGTTGCGCCGCGACGCGGTGGAGTGCGAGGAGCACAACCTGCTCAACCTCGGCGAGGAGCAGCGGGTGCCGTACATCCAGCGGAAGCTGGCCGACGCCGACGGGCCGAAGATCGCGGTGAGCGACTGGATGCGCGCGGTGCCGGACCTGATCGCACGCTGGGTTCCGGGCGACTACACCTCGCTCGGCACCGACGGCTTCGGCATGTCGGACACCCGGCACGCGCTGCGCCGCCACTTCCACGTCGACGCCGAGTCGATCGCGGTCGCCACGCTGCGGCAGCTCGCGCTGCGCGGCGCCGTCCCGGCCCACGTGCCGGCCGACGCCGCCCGCAAGTACGCGCTCGACGACGTGACGGCCGCCCCGGTGGGCGAGACCGGCGGCGACAGCTAG